From a single Pseudoalteromonas nigrifaciens genomic region:
- a CDS encoding Mor transcription activator family protein: MSSVTIDMRALPYGLRSIVKHLGVEKTIAILTEKQGQMFYIPKQPTADHEVVKIFGMDVVNELLAEYETKHYQMPMLHKVLMQIRNQEICKELDNKTSTIQQLVMRFKITRQQITSIYSAYQLERNHETQLNLSL, from the coding sequence ATGAGTTCAGTAACAATTGATATGCGTGCATTGCCTTATGGTTTGCGCAGCATAGTTAAGCACTTGGGGGTTGAAAAAACGATTGCTATTTTAACCGAAAAACAAGGGCAAATGTTTTATATACCTAAGCAGCCAACAGCTGATCACGAAGTGGTTAAAATTTTTGGTATGGATGTAGTTAACGAGCTACTAGCAGAATACGAAACTAAGCATTACCAAATGCCCATGTTACACAAAGTACTAATGCAAATTCGTAACCAAGAAATATGCAAAGAGCTGGATAACAAAACCAGCACCATTCAACAGCTGGTAATGCGTTTTAAAATTACGCGTCAGCAAATAACCAGTATTTACAGCGCGTATCAGTTAGAGCGTAATCATGAAACGCAGCTCAATCTAAGTTTGTAG
- a CDS encoding phage protein GemA/Gp16 family protein codes for MSNLIQQIKIAQKAAGIDQDTHQLNVSYIADGRTNTCTGLSKLEQQQLLARYRAMNPNAGKKQLPAQLKMIYSLWGQLHRAGAVNVDSKQACDAFCEKHLQGKTLYKSAQQWPHIIEVLKQWLARQKAKQGA; via the coding sequence GTGAGCAACTTAATACAACAAATCAAAATTGCCCAAAAGGCTGCGGGTATCGACCAAGATACCCATCAACTTAATGTGTCGTACATTGCAGATGGCCGCACAAATACATGCACAGGGCTTAGTAAACTTGAACAACAGCAGCTGCTTGCTCGTTACCGCGCTATGAACCCTAATGCAGGTAAAAAGCAATTACCTGCACAGCTAAAAATGATTTACAGCCTATGGGGGCAGCTGCACCGAGCAGGCGCGGTAAATGTAGATTCTAAGCAGGCTTGCGACGCGTTTTGCGAAAAACATTTACAAGGTAAAACCCTGTATAAAAGTGCGCAGCAGTGGCCGCATATTATAGAGGTGCTTAAGCAATGGCTTGCACGTCAAAAGGCTAAGCAGGGGGCTTAA